One window of Salegentibacter sp. Hel_I_6 genomic DNA carries:
- a CDS encoding nuclear transport factor 2 family protein codes for MRTTEEVLKDHLELSKKGSIEEDLQKNFSKDLILLTTHGIYKGHEGLRELNKMLIKDFPEAEFNYINFLSEDEIAFLEWTAYSDSSQIDDGADSYIVREGLIIAQTIHYTIRKIN; via the coding sequence ATGAGAACTACAGAAGAAGTATTAAAAGATCATCTGGAACTTTCTAAAAAGGGATCTATAGAAGAGGATCTGCAGAAAAACTTTTCCAAAGATTTGATCCTGCTTACTACGCATGGTATTTATAAAGGACATGAAGGACTAAGGGAATTAAATAAAATGCTGATAAAGGATTTCCCCGAAGCGGAGTTTAACTATATCAATTTTCTTTCTGAAGATGAAATAGCTTTTCTGGAATGGACTGCATATTCAGACAGTTCACAAATAGATGACGGAGCAGATTCCTACATAGTGCGCGAGGGGCTGATAATTGCCCAGACCATTCATTATACTATCCGAAAGATAAACTAA
- a CDS encoding ubiquinol-cytochrome c reductase iron-sulfur subunit, with the protein MMKRKKFIQTLSSVAITIPSLGFLHSCSGIYYATAKEEVDKLTIAKHEFILEKNNKVSKREFVLIQNNKYRFPICLYKVGEDYIASLLKCTHRGCELNVGGGIYSCPCHGSQFSNEGTVLQGPAEQKLKTFPTKTDDENIYILFS; encoded by the coding sequence ATGATGAAAAGAAAAAAATTTATCCAAACCCTTTCCTCTGTTGCTATAACAATACCAAGTTTAGGTTTTTTACATTCATGCAGTGGAATTTACTATGCTACAGCAAAGGAAGAGGTAGATAAGTTAACCATAGCGAAGCATGAGTTTATTCTTGAAAAAAATAACAAGGTGTCTAAAAGAGAGTTTGTCCTTATACAAAATAACAAATACAGATTCCCTATTTGTCTATATAAAGTTGGTGAAGACTATATAGCTTCCTTACTAAAATGCACTCATCGAGGGTGCGAGCTTAATGTTGGTGGGGGTATCTATAGTTGTCCTTGCCATGGAAGCCAATTTTCCAATGAAGGAACCGTATTACAAGGACCTGCTGAACAAAAACTAAAAACATTTCCAACGAAAACAGACGATGAAAACATCTATATTTTATTCTCCTAA
- a CDS encoding di-heme oxidoredictase family protein yields MKIEWLSLIIFIAFFTSCEKLADEYGPVPPKENELLDGPVEGLSVEEQIQFLNGDIAFNDEVFTAETGLGPVFVGTSCVSCHSGDGKGHPFNQFIRFGQSDTLGNPFADFGDGKNQLQNKAIQGFQPEKLPPGAPFTTLVAPAVTGLGFLDAVPDESILSLADPYDENGDGISGRAHFAYPPEYVQIRPNSISRGGKYIFRFGKKAISYDLLHQTVGAYNQDIGITSLFEPIDPYSGLEEDPEISTQVVNEVVFYLKTLKAPIPRNQNDPDVVSGKQIFSRIQCAACHTPSMKTGYSPIEALSNKGFHPYTDLLLHDMGPGLDDGYTEGFAETSEWRTPPLWGIGLSENSQGGGLFLLHDGRARSIEEAILMHGGEAKNSRDEFNALSNQEKKQLLEFINSL; encoded by the coding sequence ATGAAAATAGAATGGTTAAGTCTAATTATTTTTATCGCTTTTTTTACATCCTGTGAAAAATTAGCTGATGAATATGGTCCTGTTCCTCCAAAGGAAAATGAACTTCTTGATGGCCCTGTAGAAGGATTATCAGTTGAAGAGCAGATTCAGTTCTTGAATGGGGATATAGCGTTCAATGATGAAGTATTTACCGCAGAAACTGGACTCGGCCCCGTTTTCGTAGGTACTAGCTGTGTTAGTTGTCATTCTGGGGATGGTAAAGGTCACCCGTTTAATCAATTTATAAGATTCGGTCAAAGTGATACTTTAGGAAATCCTTTTGCAGACTTTGGGGATGGTAAAAATCAATTACAGAATAAAGCAATTCAGGGGTTTCAGCCTGAAAAGCTACCTCCAGGAGCACCCTTCACAACCTTGGTTGCGCCTGCGGTCACAGGATTAGGTTTTTTGGATGCTGTTCCAGATGAAAGTATACTTTCTCTAGCCGATCCTTATGATGAGAATGGCGACGGAATAAGTGGTAGAGCTCATTTCGCATATCCTCCTGAATATGTTCAAATTCGGCCAAATAGTATTTCACGTGGAGGTAAATATATTTTTAGGTTTGGTAAAAAGGCAATTAGTTATGACTTATTGCATCAAACAGTAGGTGCGTATAATCAAGATATAGGTATTACATCATTATTTGAACCTATAGATCCTTATAGCGGGCTGGAAGAGGACCCGGAAATCAGTACTCAGGTAGTTAACGAGGTGGTTTTTTATTTAAAAACCTTAAAAGCTCCGATACCTCGAAATCAAAATGATCCTGATGTTGTATCTGGCAAACAAATTTTTTCCCGAATTCAATGTGCTGCCTGCCATACCCCAAGCATGAAAACGGGATATTCGCCTATCGAAGCACTATCTAATAAAGGATTTCATCCCTATACAGATTTACTACTTCATGATATGGGTCCTGGTCTGGACGATGGATATACCGAAGGTTTTGCTGAAACATCCGAATGGAGAACCCCTCCGCTATGGGGAATTGGCCTTTCTGAAAACTCACAAGGAGGAGGTTTGTTTCTTTTACATGATGGCAGGGCAAGAAGTATTGAGGAAGCCATTTTGATGCATGGCGGTGAAGCCAAAAATTCAAGGGATGAGTTCAATGCCCTATCGAATCAGGAAAAAAAGCAACTACTTGAATTTATAAATTCATTATGA
- a CDS encoding universal stress protein: MKIIVPIDFSQSSKIGVEYAIKVAESLNSEIIFVHAYSEGYQYAGYGAIVYPVPDNFSSYQKLYKEKMLEFLENFPRLATIKYKSMVAPGRPSDIIYQLATEEKAGLIIMGTEGAGEVEGYLAGTTSEKVSKDVPCPVLVVPEDLETFGLKRICLALDSDNLKPDRELKVLADLLKAFNARLFIFHFAKSKDEVIKEQEIKNYYEEFFNLQNISVHLFSEGKTEDKITGFLKDNAIDILALLYRKHAFIEKLTELGLRRKMIFKSEVPVLILK; the protein is encoded by the coding sequence ATGAAAATAATAGTTCCGATTGATTTTAGTCAAAGTTCCAAAATTGGAGTTGAGTATGCCATAAAGGTGGCCGAATCTTTAAATTCAGAAATTATCTTTGTTCATGCCTATTCTGAAGGTTATCAATATGCCGGATACGGGGCTATAGTTTATCCGGTTCCCGACAACTTTAGTTCTTATCAGAAATTGTACAAAGAAAAAATGCTGGAATTTCTCGAAAATTTTCCACGTCTGGCGACAATAAAATATAAGAGTATGGTAGCCCCAGGAAGACCTTCAGATATAATTTATCAATTAGCAACAGAAGAAAAAGCAGGTTTGATAATTATGGGGACAGAAGGTGCAGGTGAGGTAGAAGGTTACCTTGCAGGAACTACCAGTGAAAAAGTGAGCAAGGATGTACCCTGCCCTGTGCTGGTTGTACCTGAAGATTTAGAAACTTTTGGTTTAAAAAGAATTTGTCTGGCGCTGGATTCAGATAATCTGAAACCTGATAGGGAACTAAAGGTTCTGGCTGATCTATTAAAGGCATTTAACGCGCGCCTTTTTATATTTCATTTTGCTAAAAGTAAAGATGAAGTTATTAAAGAACAGGAGATAAAAAACTATTATGAGGAGTTTTTTAATCTACAGAATATTTCTGTTCACCTTTTTTCCGAAGGGAAAACTGAAGATAAAATAACCGGTTTTTTGAAAGATAATGCCATAGATATTTTGGCGCTACTTTACAGGAAACATGCCTTTATAGAAAAACTAACTGAACTGGGGCTGAGACGGAAAATGATTTTCAAATCAGAAGTTCCTGTACTTATTTTAAAATGA
- a CDS encoding sodium:calcium antiporter yields the protein MNVWLWVVVLGLAAWAAHWGADQLLTPLKMLRKQWGLTASAGAALLAIVTASPEVAVNVTSAARGVSEIGLGNLLGSNIISIPLMVSIAYFASRKQFKNNKEHQKHLDANLLALNKRSVSVLSIPYLVIIGLVAILTLPKAWRGLQPIDGWIMLAAYAAFLTHAIIKGREKGQKVEWDKKKIWLSVAGALAIAVGAFFIVKATENIVSALNISEIVGGLFITGIMTTAPEIFKTWSVVKGGEVTAGTTSVIADNAVTMTVAFFPLALVTTPIEDFQLFWVNLAFVGLMPLLYSVFVHQSKELHGFSRWQIFVFDAAYIVYLLTMVFFVLKLF from the coding sequence ATGAACGTTTGGCTTTGGGTAGTAGTATTGGGATTGGCAGCTTGGGCTGCCCATTGGGGTGCGGACCAACTCTTGACGCCTTTAAAGATGCTCCGTAAGCAATGGGGGCTTACAGCTTCTGCAGGAGCAGCTTTACTTGCCATTGTGACCGCCAGCCCCGAGGTAGCTGTAAACGTTACCAGTGCAGCCCGGGGAGTATCGGAAATTGGTCTGGGCAACCTTTTGGGTTCCAATATAATTTCCATTCCGTTGATGGTTAGCATAGCCTATTTCGCTTCCAGAAAGCAATTTAAAAATAATAAGGAACACCAAAAACATCTGGATGCCAACCTGCTGGCCCTGAACAAACGTTCCGTCTCGGTATTATCTATCCCCTATCTGGTAATTATCGGGTTGGTGGCTATATTAACGCTTCCCAAAGCCTGGCGTGGATTACAACCCATTGATGGGTGGATCATGCTGGCTGCCTATGCGGCTTTTTTAACGCATGCCATTATAAAAGGCAGGGAAAAGGGTCAGAAGGTAGAATGGGATAAAAAGAAAATATGGCTTTCGGTTGCAGGGGCCCTGGCCATAGCCGTGGGGGCTTTTTTTATTGTAAAAGCTACCGAAAATATTGTTTCGGCACTGAATATTTCCGAAATTGTTGGAGGGTTGTTTATCACCGGAATTATGACTACCGCCCCTGAAATATTCAAAACATGGAGTGTGGTAAAGGGAGGTGAAGTGACTGCGGGTACCACCAGTGTGATTGCAGATAATGCCGTTACCATGACAGTGGCATTTTTCCCCCTGGCACTGGTAACGACCCCAATCGAAGATTTCCAGTTGTTTTGGGTCAACCTGGCTTTTGTAGGACTGATGCCGCTTTTATATTCAGTATTTGTCCATCAAAGCAAGGAACTTCACGGGTTCAGCAGATGGCAGATATTCGTTTTCGATGCAGCGTATATTGTATATCTTTTAACTATGGTGTTTTTTGTTCTAAAACTATTTTAA
- a CDS encoding APC family permease, with amino-acid sequence MAELKKSLGTLRLTFYGVGTIVGAGIYTVIGAAAGQAGTDLWLSFIFAAIAASVSAMSYAELSSTYPNAGAEFIFVRKAFPKIDIPSFLTGWTIAFHSSATIAAVLLAFSGYFNTFFNIPSLLVSYAVLLILAFISITGIKKSSTANIIMVSIQLLGLFILIAVGLLETGPPKSEFFKVESFSGTLAATATLFFVYTGFEHMAALGSEVKNPGKTIPRAFLLTMVFTTIIYLLISFTVLNISDPAEIAKVNSPLSLAASNLNSWLPVALAVAALFATANAAFSGIISISRLLFGMASVGELPKFMTKTNAQKVPWVTTLVVMAAVAAFLLLGDIKIVAGMSSLGALLVFVAVNIALIVLRYKAPDKERPFKVPLSIGKVPILPILAIIISLSLVVQFNWQVYVAFVGAIIVGIVLDYFLDKKSKNEMDPEKEKELFNH; translated from the coding sequence ATGGCAGAATTAAAAAAATCTCTGGGTACTCTTCGCCTTACTTTTTATGGTGTAGGTACCATTGTTGGTGCTGGAATATATACTGTAATTGGTGCAGCCGCTGGACAGGCGGGAACAGACCTTTGGTTGAGTTTTATTTTTGCCGCCATTGCGGCCAGTGTCTCGGCAATGTCGTATGCAGAGCTGTCCTCTACCTATCCTAATGCCGGTGCAGAATTCATTTTTGTACGGAAAGCTTTTCCAAAAATCGACATTCCATCTTTTCTAACAGGTTGGACGATTGCATTTCACAGTTCGGCCACCATCGCCGCGGTGCTACTTGCTTTTTCAGGGTATTTCAATACGTTTTTTAACATCCCTTCCTTACTGGTTAGCTATGCTGTGCTACTGATTCTTGCATTTATAAGCATTACGGGCATCAAAAAATCATCTACCGCCAATATCATTATGGTCAGTATTCAGCTATTGGGATTGTTTATTCTTATTGCGGTCGGACTTTTGGAAACAGGACCACCAAAATCAGAATTTTTTAAAGTGGAGTCCTTTTCCGGCACCCTGGCAGCGACTGCTACCTTATTTTTTGTTTATACCGGCTTTGAGCATATGGCAGCATTGGGTTCCGAGGTAAAAAATCCGGGCAAGACGATTCCGAGGGCATTTTTATTGACAATGGTGTTTACCACAATTATATACCTACTAATATCTTTTACGGTACTCAATATAAGTGACCCCGCAGAAATAGCAAAGGTAAATTCCCCATTGTCGCTGGCCGCTTCAAATTTAAATTCCTGGTTGCCCGTAGCCCTGGCAGTTGCGGCACTTTTTGCTACGGCTAATGCGGCTTTTAGTGGCATTATTTCCATTAGCAGGTTGCTTTTCGGTATGGCAAGCGTGGGCGAGCTTCCAAAATTTATGACCAAGACCAATGCACAGAAAGTACCCTGGGTAACTACACTGGTGGTTATGGCTGCGGTAGCGGCATTTTTGTTATTGGGAGATATTAAAATTGTCGCAGGAATGTCCTCTTTAGGGGCGTTACTCGTTTTTGTAGCTGTGAATATTGCACTCATCGTTTTGCGTTATAAAGCACCTGACAAAGAAAGACCTTTTAAAGTTCCCCTTTCCATAGGGAAAGTACCTATCCTACCCATTTTGGCCATAATTATTAGCCTGTCTCTGGTAGTTCAGTTTAACTGGCAGGTGTATGTTGCTTTTGTGGGAGCAATTATAGTGGGCATCGTGCTGGATTATTTTTTGGACAAAAAGTCAAAGAATGAGATGGATCCCGAAAAAGAAAAAGAACTGTTCAACCATTAA
- a CDS encoding MFS transporter, whose translation MENPNSNKPLKTIFPPLVMAAGLIFFQAYMIAPLIPKLATIFNVSEQRIGLIVPAYMLAYGVSVLFYGLLSDKFGRKRILQISLLAFIVLTAITALVQSASQLILLRLLTGLGASGVVPMSLALVGDMFKPSERGRPLGLLFAAMEGGMALGSTAGVMLEPYTGWRMLFLATALLAALALWIQVARMGWKQEPHKSGHTSLKNMLGGFYRLLAFRRGLRTYLFVFWNGIFHSGIYTWLGVYFVQKYDLGPIEIGLAILGYGLPGFFFGSLIGRTADRRGRYPIILIGLATAAIATASLALEIPVLVAALAVTLISFGYDLTQPLFAGIVTELGGKKQGGQAMGLNVFALFTGFGIGSLIFGELLKLGLDQALIIFAGVQVVFTIVAAQLLKTEIKLSTK comes from the coding sequence ATGGAAAATCCCAATTCAAATAAACCATTAAAAACCATTTTTCCACCCCTGGTCATGGCAGCGGGCTTAATATTTTTTCAGGCGTATATGATAGCGCCACTTATTCCTAAACTGGCAACTATTTTTAATGTATCAGAACAGCGGATTGGTCTTATAGTACCCGCTTACATGCTGGCTTATGGAGTTTCAGTACTTTTTTATGGCCTCCTATCCGATAAATTTGGAAGAAAACGCATACTTCAAATATCCCTCCTGGCTTTTATTGTATTAACAGCGATAACCGCCCTGGTGCAATCTGCTTCACAACTCATCCTGTTACGATTGCTCACGGGTTTAGGGGCAAGCGGTGTGGTGCCAATGTCCCTGGCCCTTGTAGGAGATATGTTCAAACCTTCGGAAAGGGGGAGACCCCTGGGACTTTTATTTGCCGCTATGGAAGGAGGAATGGCTTTAGGTTCTACCGCCGGGGTAATGTTGGAACCTTATACAGGCTGGCGCATGTTATTTTTGGCAACTGCACTATTGGCCGCTTTGGCATTATGGATACAAGTAGCCCGAATGGGCTGGAAACAGGAACCTCATAAATCCGGCCATACTTCATTAAAAAACATGTTAGGTGGGTTTTACAGGCTACTTGCTTTCCGGCGGGGGCTAAGGACGTATTTATTCGTATTCTGGAACGGGATCTTCCATTCAGGTATTTATACCTGGTTAGGGGTCTATTTTGTGCAAAAGTATGATCTGGGGCCAATAGAAATTGGTTTGGCCATTCTCGGTTATGGCCTGCCAGGATTTTTCTTTGGTTCCCTTATAGGGCGCACAGCTGATCGTAGGGGGCGTTATCCGATTATTTTAATAGGTTTGGCAACAGCAGCCATAGCAACAGCCAGTCTCGCTCTGGAAATACCCGTTCTTGTTGCAGCCCTTGCAGTCACCTTGATTTCTTTCGGATACGACCTCACGCAACCTTTATTTGCAGGTATAGTAACCGAATTGGGCGGCAAAAAACAGGGTGGACAAGCAATGGGACTCAACGTTTTTGCATTGTTTACGGGCTTTGGTATCGGTAGTCTGATTTTTGGGGAATTATTGAAACTAGGGTTAGATCAGGCGTTAATTATTTTTGCGGGCGTACAGGTAGTATTTACGATTGTAGCCGCACAACTTTTAAAAACAGAAATAAAATTATCAACTAAATGA
- the nhaA gene encoding Na+/H+ antiporter NhaA, whose protein sequence is MGQSVRNQSTIGYIRETATKFLDRETAGGIFLIIATIVALLLANSQWAGAYHHFLGDELLFEFSEHLSFGLTIEEWINDGLMAIFFLVAGLELKREVMVGELSSIKKASAPLLAALGGMAVPALIFISLNLGTENIKGWGIPMATDIAYSLGIIGLLGKNVPRQLKTFLIALAIADDIGAILVIALFYSNELSWIYLGSGMGAFGLLLLMNWTGIKNLIWYIIIGIILWYCFLNSGIHPTIAGVLFAITIPIVPKLDSKILKERTATNVTNLEKTELEKLNPLQDKKQQIILKAIKTDTENSRPPLLKLENSLVDFNAFFIIPIFAVANAGVKLDVNLIEVVSGSLGLGILLGLAIGKVTGIGIFTLIGQKLGVSEFHITLNWKHIIGIGMIAGIGFTMSLFITNLAFNDQELIKISKISILIASLLAAIGGAVILLLTSNKGKKNIVK, encoded by the coding sequence ATGGGGCAATCAGTTCGAAATCAATCCACTATTGGGTATATCAGGGAAACGGCAACAAAGTTCCTCGACAGGGAAACAGCTGGGGGGATTTTTTTAATAATTGCTACTATAGTTGCCCTTCTTTTAGCTAATTCACAGTGGGCAGGTGCCTATCATCATTTTCTTGGCGATGAATTGCTTTTTGAATTTTCCGAGCATCTTAGTTTTGGGCTAACAATTGAAGAATGGATCAATGATGGCCTAATGGCAATTTTCTTTTTGGTTGCCGGCCTTGAATTGAAGAGGGAGGTTATGGTGGGGGAATTATCTTCAATTAAAAAAGCCTCAGCCCCCTTGTTGGCAGCTTTAGGTGGTATGGCAGTTCCGGCCCTCATTTTTATTAGCCTAAATTTAGGCACTGAAAATATAAAGGGTTGGGGCATCCCTATGGCTACCGATATCGCATATTCACTAGGGATTATTGGCCTACTGGGAAAAAATGTCCCCAGGCAGTTAAAAACATTTTTAATAGCCCTCGCTATTGCTGACGATATAGGTGCCATATTGGTGATAGCATTGTTTTATAGCAACGAGTTGAGCTGGATATACCTTGGATCGGGCATGGGGGCATTTGGGTTATTATTATTAATGAATTGGACTGGGATCAAAAATTTGATTTGGTATATTATTATTGGGATCATCTTATGGTATTGCTTCCTTAATTCGGGGATCCATCCAACTATTGCGGGAGTACTTTTTGCCATTACCATTCCAATAGTGCCCAAATTAGACAGTAAAATATTAAAAGAAAGGACTGCCACAAACGTTACTAATCTTGAGAAAACAGAGCTGGAAAAATTAAATCCTCTTCAGGATAAAAAACAACAAATAATTTTAAAAGCCATTAAAACAGATACTGAGAATTCAAGGCCTCCTTTGCTCAAACTGGAAAATTCCCTTGTTGATTTCAATGCTTTCTTTATCATTCCAATTTTTGCAGTCGCGAATGCGGGAGTAAAGCTCGATGTAAATTTAATTGAGGTTGTTTCCGGTTCTTTAGGGCTGGGGATCCTTTTGGGATTAGCAATTGGCAAAGTAACAGGGATTGGTATTTTTACATTGATTGGGCAAAAACTTGGAGTTTCCGAATTTCATATTACACTAAACTGGAAACATATAATTGGAATTGGTATGATTGCGGGAATTGGCTTTACCATGTCCCTTTTTATTACCAATCTCGCATTTAATGATCAGGAATTGATTAAAATTTCGAAAATAAGCATTTTGATAGCTTCATTACTTGCAGCTATTGGCGGTGCGGTAATTCTCTTATTAACTTCCAATAAAGGAAAGAAAAATATAGTTAAGTGA
- a CDS encoding lipoprotein signal peptidase — MNKSSVALLILLLLVIDQVIKIYVKTHFYYGEEYFVFGLDWFRLHFLENPGMAWGFKFGEGYLAKFVLILFRFVAVIWGTFYIKKMIREGYAKVFIICAAFIYAGALGNLIDGAFYGLIFEKSDPALRNIAEIFSSGGGYAGFLNGNVVDMWFFPIIETRLPEWLLLWGGNEFTFFDPVFNTADVWISTGVILLLIFQSQQKKDQKISENKKLKYTESNRTII; from the coding sequence ATGAATAAAAGTAGTGTAGCATTATTGATTTTACTGTTGTTGGTAATAGACCAGGTCATAAAAATTTATGTGAAGACCCATTTTTATTATGGCGAGGAATATTTTGTGTTTGGCCTGGATTGGTTTCGCTTACATTTTTTGGAGAATCCCGGCATGGCCTGGGGCTTTAAATTTGGCGAGGGATATCTGGCCAAATTTGTTTTAATACTATTTCGCTTCGTAGCCGTTATTTGGGGGACCTTTTATATCAAAAAAATGATACGTGAAGGATATGCAAAAGTCTTTATAATCTGTGCCGCATTTATATACGCAGGTGCATTGGGCAATTTGATTGACGGTGCATTTTACGGACTGATTTTTGAAAAAAGTGATCCCGCACTTCGTAATATTGCAGAAATATTCTCCTCAGGCGGTGGTTATGCGGGATTTTTAAATGGCAATGTGGTGGATATGTGGTTCTTTCCAATTATTGAAACAAGGCTTCCGGAATGGCTGCTATTATGGGGAGGCAATGAATTTACTTTTTTCGACCCTGTATTCAATACCGCAGATGTTTGGATTAGCACGGGAGTGATTTTACTCCTGATCTTTCAAAGCCAACAAAAAAAAGACCAGAAAATATCGGAAAATAAAAAGTTGAAATATACTGAAAGTAACAGGACAATTATATAA
- a CDS encoding metal-sensitive transcriptional regulator, translating to MIPRDLSKDIKTRLQSISGQLNGLIKMLDENKDPEKILIQFKAAQKGLDKAHFLLLDEVYRKALAITISETVEACPGNCGNEERIEFIRKQFPDLELNSLTDKMKEVDELKRRLESYISENRPE from the coding sequence ATGATTCCTAGAGATCTAAGTAAAGATATAAAAACCCGCTTGCAGAGCATCAGCGGCCAGCTTAACGGACTTATAAAAATGCTGGATGAAAATAAAGATCCAGAAAAGATCCTGATCCAGTTCAAAGCTGCGCAAAAAGGGCTTGATAAGGCGCATTTTCTTCTTTTAGATGAAGTGTACCGCAAAGCGCTGGCGATTACAATTTCAGAAACGGTGGAGGCCTGTCCCGGTAATTGCGGTAATGAAGAGCGAATTGAATTCATAAGAAAACAATTCCCTGATCTTGAGCTTAACAGCCTTACCGATAAAATGAAGGAGGTTGATGAACTTAAACGAAGACTAGAATCTTATATTTCTGAAAATAGACCAGAGTAA
- a CDS encoding STAS/SEC14 domain-containing protein — translation MLQIIEISGDNIIATRASGDLSEMDIEKVHPIIHAILDKGLNVRWYFEMENFTGWDFPGLWEDLKMDTAHAKDYEKIAMVGDKKWQDWITKFMKPFTNAEVKYFDLEEKEIAKKWIKQ, via the coding sequence ATGTTACAAATTATAGAGATTTCAGGAGATAATATTATTGCAACCAGAGCATCGGGAGATTTATCCGAAATGGATATTGAGAAGGTACATCCCATTATTCATGCTATTTTGGACAAAGGATTAAACGTACGCTGGTATTTTGAAATGGAGAATTTTACCGGCTGGGATTTTCCAGGCCTGTGGGAAGATCTAAAAATGGATACTGCCCACGCAAAAGATTATGAAAAAATCGCCATGGTAGGTGATAAAAAATGGCAGGACTGGATTACAAAGTTCATGAAACCTTTTACCAATGCTGAAGTAAAATATTTTGACTTAGAGGAAAAGGAGATTGCCAAAAAGTGGATTAAACAATAA
- a CDS encoding cation transporter: MGEMNKSTFIVSQMDCPSEEQMIRMKLEAYTQVKYLDFDIPNRKLEVYHVNGIEDIQISIAGLNLGDSFQGTEEADPPVIEDQSKQKTILWWVFGINFGFFIIEMTTGWISSSMGLIADSLDMLADSIVYALSLFAVGGAISRKKKVAKFSGYFQMALATLGFAEVLRRFFTSSETPIFQLMIIVSIFALLGNLISLWLINKAKSKEAHMQASAIFTSNDIIVNGGVILAGVLVYFLDSKWPDLVIGGIVFTFVMRGAIRILKLSK, from the coding sequence ATGGGAGAAATGAACAAAAGTACTTTTATAGTAAGTCAAATGGACTGTCCTTCAGAAGAACAGATGATCCGGATGAAGTTGGAGGCTTATACACAAGTGAAATATTTGGATTTTGATATTCCCAACAGGAAATTGGAAGTATATCATGTGAATGGAATCGAAGATATACAAATATCAATAGCCGGTTTAAACCTTGGGGATTCCTTCCAAGGGACCGAAGAAGCCGATCCTCCCGTAATAGAAGACCAATCCAAACAGAAAACAATCCTTTGGTGGGTCTTTGGGATAAATTTCGGCTTTTTCATTATCGAAATGACCACGGGGTGGATCTCTTCTTCTATGGGTCTTATTGCAGATTCGTTGGATATGCTGGCAGATTCGATAGTATATGCGCTAAGTTTATTTGCAGTAGGTGGTGCCATTTCCAGAAAAAAGAAGGTGGCAAAATTCAGCGGGTATTTTCAGATGGCCTTGGCAACACTTGGTTTTGCAGAGGTATTAAGAAGGTTTTTTACCAGTAGTGAAACACCAATTTTCCAATTGATGATCATTGTTTCCATTTTCGCCCTTCTGGGTAACCTTATTTCGCTTTGGTTGATAAATAAGGCCAAAAGTAAGGAGGCGCATATGCAGGCCAGTGCTATTTTTACGTCGAATGATATCATCGTAAACGGCGGGGTGATACTGGCCGGTGTTTTGGTCTATTTTCTGGATAGCAAATGGCCTGATTTGGTAATTGGCGGCATCGTTTTTACGTTTGTAATGCGGGGTGCCATAAGAATTTTAAAATTATCTAAATAA
- a CDS encoding GDCCVxC domain-containing (seleno)protein — protein sequence MEIELVSTITCPGCGHTKEEEMPTTACQFFYQCENCSQLLKPKEGDCCVYCSYGTLACPPIQEGTNCC from the coding sequence ATGGAAATAGAACTAGTATCTACCATTACATGTCCTGGTTGCGGACATACAAAAGAAGAAGAAATGCCCACAACAGCCTGTCAGTTTTTTTACCAATGCGAAAATTGCAGTCAATTATTGAAACCAAAGGAAGGTGATTGCTGCGTTTATTGTTCTTATGGTACTCTTGCCTGTCCACCCATTCAGGAAGGAACAAATTGCTGCTAA
- a CDS encoding thioredoxin family protein codes for MKRQVEIFTANCPVCDPVVKMVKELSCDSCEITTYNLVEQCEDKTCIDKVQEYGVKRIPAVAVDGKLLECCTNNGISKEKLIEAGIGKAS; via the coding sequence ATGAAAAGACAAGTAGAAATATTTACGGCAAATTGTCCGGTATGCGATCCGGTAGTGAAAATGGTAAAAGAATTATCCTGCGATAGTTGCGAGATTACCACCTATAACCTGGTGGAACAATGTGAGGATAAGACCTGTATAGATAAAGTGCAGGAGTACGGTGTAAAGAGAATTCCCGCGGTGGCGGTTGATGGAAAATTGCTTGAGTGCTGTACAAACAATGGTATAAGCAAAGAAAAACTTATCGAAGCAGGAATAGGAAAAGCCAGTTAG